One Phaseolus vulgaris cultivar G19833 chromosome 2, P. vulgaris v2.0, whole genome shotgun sequence DNA window includes the following coding sequences:
- the LOC137808984 gene encoding uncharacterized protein, with translation MADRTASRIPTPTDTNPASKAETVERKSSKRGHPFTDEIITTPLPDKWRGLAIKLYDGSTDPDEHLNVYKTQMTLYTTDNNVWCKVFPTSLQGEPLTWFTKLPLNSIDDFDILAAKFSTQYATSRPHHMSSMSLLAIQQEKGESLRTFLDRFNKACMNIRGLKQEVPLHHLVSAIRPTRFTECLIKKPPQDMEDLRTRATKFMQIEEHIDYHERFKAVGSGVLKDQTPSKEREFETEQTVRNTPRSDRNRGGRIPRFNSYTPLTVPRGRALDEALQTDLIPTLKQYQTPPNADTAKRCQYHRNFGHTTEGCQALKDKIEELIQAGHLRQFVKRIRNSRSPPRSTDRPSRGVDRS, from the coding sequence ATGGCCGACCGAACCGCCTCTCGCATACCTACACCGACCGACACCAATCCTGCTTCCAAAGCTGAAACAGTCGAAAGAAAGTCAAGTAAAAGGGGTCATCCTTTTACAGACGAAATCATCACTACACCACTTCCCGACaaatggagaggcctcgccATTAAACTTTATGACGgctcgaccgacccggacgagcatttaaatgtttacaagacgcaaatgactttgtataccACAGATAATAATGTGTGGTGTAAAGTATTCCCCACGTCGCTTCAGGGAGAACCTCTTACCTGGTTTACAAAGCTACCTCTGAACTCCATTGACGACTTTGACATCCTAGCCGCGAAATTCTCCACTCAATATGCCACCAGCCGACCGCATCACatgtcctccatgtctctcctagcgatacaacaagaaaaaggtgaatctcTCAGAACCTTTTTAGATAGATTCAACAAGGCATGCATGAATATCCGAGGGCTCAAACAGGAAGTCCCGTTACACCATTTGGTTTCGGCCATCCGTCCGACCCGTTTTACTGAATGTCTCATCAAAAAGCCACCTCAAGACATGGAAGATCTTCGAACTCGggcaaccaaattcatgcaaattgAGGAACACATTGACTATCACGAACGGTTCAAAGCCGTCGGATCCGGAGTCCTCAAAGATCAAACCCCGAGCAAAGAAAGGGAATTCGAGACCGAACAGACCGTTCGAAATACCCCAAGGTCCGACCGGAACAGAGGAGGCCGAATCCCCAGGTTTAACAGTTACACCCCTTTAACTGTTCCGAGGGGACGAGCCCTAGATGAAGCACTGCAAACGGATTTAATTCCGACACTAAAACAGTATCAAACACCACCGAATGCAGATACTGCTAAGCGTTGTCAGTACCATCGGAATTTCGGTCACACGACCGAAGGATGTCAAGCGTTGAAGGACAAAATCGAAGAGCTCATCCAGGCTGGCCACTTGCGGCAGTTCGTCAAGAGGATAAGGAATTCAAGATCCCCACCACGGAGTACCGACCGTCCATCCCGTGGTGTTGACCGGTCATAG